The genomic interval AAGTAAGCGTCGCTTAGAATACCACCAGTAATTATAGGATCGTTAGTGGGGCCAAAAGCAGTCTCATCTAATTTACCTTGGACAATACCCCCGCTAATGCCAAATGAAAGTTGGTTAAGGTCCGTATAATTACGTGATAGTAGTAAATGGTACGCAAATGTTGCAAAAGCCCCTTGTTGAGAAAAGTAACCATTACGATCATTATAAAGAATCCCCCCTACACCTATCTTTTCGCCCACGCGACTATTGACATTTAATGTTTGTAAAGCGGGTGCATTATTAACACCTGCCCACTGGCTACGTGCTGTCAATCTGATTTTCCCAGTTTTTGAAGCTCCCGCCATAGAAGGATGCAATAGGTACAAATTATCTTGTAAATAATCCCAGTAGACAGGAATTCCCTCTTGTGCTACTGCAAATTGAACAAAGAATAATGCTAATAGAAAATATAATTTCTTAAAACTCATTGTATACTTTTTCTATGATACATTTATGAAATGTTTTAACGTAACATCTCATGTATGCTCATTAATTCAGGTAAGAAATCACGTTACACGCTGTCTCTCCTATGGCTTTCAAAAATAGAGCTTTTCATTAATTCTAACTTTAGAATTGATGTCAACTTTTTAATAATTTCTATTAATGATGATTAAATAATTATGCTTTCACAGAAGCAGTGAATTTCACTTAAAAGAGTGTGATAATAAGGTCAATAAACGAAGCAAAAGCTAGACTTTAATTACCTTTGCAAAAAAAATTAATGGCTCCATATAAGATTTCTGTAGAGGTAACTACAAACCCAGCAATTAAAAAGTTTCAGGCAGATCAATTTCTCGTTAATCATAACAGCTACGAGTTCAAAAATATTGATGAGGCAAGCAATTCTCCACTAGCGCAACAACTGTTTTATTTACCATTTGTAAAAACGGTTTACATTGCACAAAACTTTGTAGCGATAGAAAAGTATAATATTGTAGACTGGATTGATATACAAGATGAGGTTGCAAATCAAATTGCAGATTTTTTAAATGACAATGGGATCATAATCATAGAGGATGTTGCCGCAAAGAAAATTCCTGCAACGGTTTATGCCGAGTCTACTCCCAACCCTTCTACCCTTAAATTTGTAGCCAATAAAAAATTGGTCACCACCGCTTTTGAGTTTAAAAGTATTGAAGACACCACTAATGCGCCGCTTGCAAAAGCACTTTATAGCTTTCCGTTTATAAAAGAAATCTTCTTTGATGAAAATTATATTTCTATTCAAAAATATGATGTGGTAGAGTGGGATGAGGTCGTGACAGAAACGCGTGAATTCATAAGAGATTACATTCAAGAAGGAAAAGAGATTGTGACTGCCGCACAATTAAAAACACCTCAGCAAGCAGATGCTATTTCAGAGAAAGAATTTGAATCTCTAGATGACATTTCAAAAGAGATTGTCAACATCATAGAAGAATATATCAAACCGGCTGTAGCCAGTGATGGTGGTAATATCCTTTTTAAGAACTACGATGAAAACAGTAAAAATGTCTCTGTAATTCTTCAAGGAGCTTGCAGCGGGTGTCCTTCAAGTACATTTACACTTAAGAATGGTATAGAAAATATGCTTAAAGAAATGCTTCCTGGTAAGATTAATAATGTAGAAGCGATTAATGGATAGAAACTAATATTCCACTAAAAAGAAAACCCTTTTGATAGTTCAAAAGGGTTTTTTCTTAGGTATAATATAGAGATCTAACTATTTAAAAGCATTTTCTCCAGTAATATCCAATCCGGTGATCAGTAAATGAATATCGTGTGTTCCTTCATACGTAATCACACTTTCTAAATTCATCATGTGTCTCATGATACTGTACTCACCAGTAATTCCCATACCTCCTAGCATTTGTCTTGCTTCACGAGCAATTTTGATAGCCATATCAACATTGTTACGCTTAGCCATAGAAATTTGTGCAGAGGTTGCACGGTCTTCATTTTTAAGTTGACCTAGACGAAAAGCTAGTAACTGTGCTTTGGTGATTTCTGTAATCATCTCTGCAAGTTTCTTTTGTTGCAATTGAAAAGCTGCAATAGGCTTCCCAAATTGAATACGCTCTTTAGCATATCTTAGAGCCGTATCATAACAGTCCATAGCTGCTCCTATGG from Dokdonia sp. Hel_I_53 carries:
- a CDS encoding NifU family protein, with protein sequence MAPYKISVEVTTNPAIKKFQADQFLVNHNSYEFKNIDEASNSPLAQQLFYLPFVKTVYIAQNFVAIEKYNIVDWIDIQDEVANQIADFLNDNGIIIIEDVAAKKIPATVYAESTPNPSTLKFVANKKLVTTAFEFKSIEDTTNAPLAKALYSFPFIKEIFFDENYISIQKYDVVEWDEVVTETREFIRDYIQEGKEIVTAAQLKTPQQADAISEKEFESLDDISKEIVNIIEEYIKPAVASDGGNILFKNYDENSKNVSVILQGACSGCPSSTFTLKNGIENMLKEMLPGKINNVEAING